The genomic DNA TTTAACGGTTAAATAAATAGCACACTTTCTTGTCCACTAGAGTCCTTAGATGCATACTGTTCAAACGTTTGTTTAAAGGTATATTCCAAATACTTTGCACGCGCTTCAATGGCATCCCAAGCGGGATCAACATTACGTATGCGATCACCAATGCTCGTACCGCTTTGTTGTACCTGAAAatgattatatttaaataatttaccaaATCACATAAATATTGCGTGCTAACCTCAAGACTGGTTAATGCCTTTATTAGTTTCTTTTGCTGTTCCACACTTTGTGGCATCTTGACTACTTTTTCATGTAATTGTTTTCGTATCTGCAGGATGCGCTGATCCACCTCCTCAAGTACACGTCGAAACATCTGAAAATGACCACATTATAAATATGGTAATCcgtataaatgtaaaatatttatctcaGCTTACTGGTATTTCAGTTTTTCCAAACAAATTCTTGGCACGCGCATAATCATTTACAACAATATCATATTCGCCTGCCTCTGCACGGCGTTCAACCGAATTcggtaaacaaaataaaaatttatgacgCGATAGAGCAAAGAGAACGGCGCGGGTTGAATCTGCTTTTTCTTTCCGCCACAGTACTTCCGTAAAGATATTTTTTGATTCAGTTATGGAATCTATTGAACaccaattataaatattattataatatattccaataaaatatatatatgaaaattcaatACTTACTCTCTATAGAGTTCTCAAGCACATTTAGAGGCTCTGTACCGAAAATTCGTGTGTCTTCTTGCAATTTGTCTTTTATATTCATCAGAGTATCTAATTGATCAATCACAGAACCCGCATttgactttaaaaatgataactGCCCCTCTTTTTGACTTTCCACTTTTCGCTTTAAATATGCTAGACCAGCTTTTAAGTCCTCAAAAGACGTAGCCAAGTGATTTTCAAGCAAAAACCACGATGGTGAAAAGTTCTCTTGCGATAAATCACCACTTGCTTCGGGAAATAGGTCACGCAAGTCTTCTGGTATTTTTTGTTCATTGCCTTCAATGGACAAACCGAGTGGATCTTCTTGTGTCAACACCGATTGTGCCAGTGTACGTCGACCCCAAGCAAAATTTTGCGATGGTGACTCTTCTATCCATACTGCCGACTCTTTTAAAGGACCTATGGTTTCATGATAAGCGCGAAATTGCACTGTCGATGTGCCTTCACCACCGCTAATTGTTGTGACAATAATGTCACCTTTGCCCTTTGCGGGTCCTGTGCgggcaattattttatttgccgATTTCCATTCGGCCGACAGCAAGCAATCAGAACCACAAATTTTCAGACCTGCAAAATAGGGCGTTAACATAAATGCATAGTACGCGATGCACGATATAGCTCACCTATGAGATCAGTAGCTCTAGTGCCCAAGAACTCTCCACGTATTATAACACGAGTTCCTGGAGGACCCTCTTTGGGTGAAAGACCAGTTACGACCGGTTGAGGTGCCATTCAAAATCTAAGAGctctaaaatttaataaatgaagTTAATTGAATATAGCAATTTTCAAGTGTCAGCAAATTACTTCAGAACGTAAACAAATGATGTCGGCAATGTTGCAACTTCCATACAATTCGTACCCTTGCTTTATTatgtacaaaataatttaaacaattttaaagttATATGGATTCACATATGTTGTTTAATCTACACTTCAACAGGCATTTTTAATCTACAAACAGAATatattgttttctatttattcaaaaaaccaCCCGCACAAAAAACCATAAAGTCGATATGAAAATAtcgattaatattttgtttctaAACATCTCTACACTATTGACGTTAGTTCAGGTGCGCGAAACAAACAGAAAAGATAACAAGAAAAATACAAGCAACTATTTGCCAGCTATTCTGATTCGGATGAAATGGATGACGTTGCCGTGGTGcagagtgaaaatgaaaatttacgaAAAGTACGGACGAGATTGCTTCAGTGGGAGTCAAGTAGTGACGCACTTGCTCCTTTAAATCCCTTACAGTTGGAATGTTTAGATGTAATAGCAAATCAGTGCCGAAACTTCAAAGAGGTAATTACCACCGCACCCTTATAAATAGCAACACTTGGATGATGTACGTTTCTTTAGGTGCAGTCGGAATCTACATCCATTGCAAGCGCTGCAGATTCCACAATCAAAgatgacaaaaaaaatattagtagttCAGTGAGTGCCAGCGCCCAAGAATTGCAAGCTTTGCCAGCTCCTGGTATTAATAACACCAGAGACTTTCTCCTATGGTACGATCGTGTCAATGAGGAAATTACTAGACATGCAGATGCTCAATATTATCAATACTTGCAACAATTGGAACAGCGGGATGCGGAATGTGGAGAAATTTTGGAACAAATCAACTCTGCAATGCAGCAGTTGAACACCTTAAAAAATGAATATGAGACGGTGTCGCAAAAAACTAGTGCTTTAAATACAGCTAGCGAACAATTGACGGAGGAACAGCAGCGTTTACATAAGCTTGGCGAAGAAATACAACGACGATTACACTATTTCAGTCAAGTAGAACTGCTGCATCAGCGACTGCAGAGTCCTACACTATCGGTGGCAAGCGAGGCATTCCGTGATTGTTTGGATCGTATCGACGAGTGTCTAGAATATATGAGAGCCAATGTAAAGTACAAACTAAAAAAACGAAACATTTGTAACATAACAATaactgtatttattatttttagcctAAGTTCAAAGATGCTGGTTCTTATACAGTGAAATACAAACACTGTCTGGCCAAAGCGGtgactttaataaaaaactatacaaCCGTTATTATGTCGCAAGCTACCGCTGCCACTTTACATCCAAAACAAGCGCACTCAACAACGCTCCAAAACGCAACTGCAAACATTTCGGACACTGAAAAGAAAAATAGTGCAACTATAACAAATAGTGCGCCGGATGCCGCATTCGCTTTATATTATGGCAAATACCAAACAGCTGCTATAAAGATTAAACGTGTGGCGCAGTTAGTTGAATCGCGTTTAGAACGCAGCGCCGAATATGAGCAACTGCTGGCTGAAATGCATCAAAACTATCTAAACGAACGTGCACTCATTATGTCGCCCGCTGTGAATAAGGCGATACTGGAATTGAAAGCCGCACATAAAGGTGACCATTGCGCGCTAACCCGTAGCGCTTGCGCTTTCCTAGTGCATATTTGTCAAGATGAACAGCGTTTATTCTTTCAATTTTTCGCCTTAGGCAGCGAACAGTTGACGTAAGCAAGCTGCATAGagtatttttatcattattattattattatttttaatatacttcaattacacgtaaaattgcactttctagcACTTATTTGGAGGGTCTTTGCACCATATTGTATGACACAATGCGACCCTTCATTATACACATCAACCACTTGGAAACTTTGGCGGAAATTTGTTCCATTTTACGCATAGAAATGCTCGAGGAGCATGTACAACAAAATCGTAAGCTATTCACTGCAGtcgttattttaaaaattgtgtaaaaaaaaattttatttacgaaaAAGCTGGCGCGCTCGAAGCTTTTGCGAACACTGCAAATCAACTACTTCAGGATGTTCAAGAGCGTTTGGTGTTTCGTGCGCATCTATATTTGCAATCGgacattttaaattataatccaTCAGCTGGCGATCTGGCTTATCCAGATAAGCTGGAAATGATGGAGAGCATTGCATTGTCGTTGCAGGAAACACAGCATATACGACGTTATGATTCTCGTTCATCGCTCAATTCGAGCATTTCAAGTGCAATAGAAACGGAAAGCGTCGACACCGCAAATCGTCAGCGAAACATAAGTAAATTAACAACGTTAAACTTGTAAGTTTCATAATtactaatattttgtaaaaaaaaaaaatattacagacTCTTCTCCAGCCGACCTCCACGGCATGTGGTATCCAACC from Bactrocera oleae isolate idBacOlea1 chromosome 3, idBacOlea1, whole genome shotgun sequence includes the following:
- the Cog3 gene encoding conserved oligomeric Golgi complex subunit 3; amino-acid sequence: MDDVAVVQSENENLRKVRTRLLQWESSSDALAPLNPLQLECLDVIANQCRNFKEVQSESTSIASAADSTIKDDKKNISSSVSASAQELQALPAPGINNTRDFLLWYDRVNEEITRHADAQYYQYLQQLEQRDAECGEILEQINSAMQQLNTLKNEYETVSQKTSALNTASEQLTEEQQRLHKLGEEIQRRLHYFSQVELLHQRLQSPTLSVASEAFRDCLDRIDECLEYMRANPKFKDAGSYTVKYKHCLAKAVTLIKNYTTVIMSQATAATLHPKQAHSTTLQNATANISDTEKKNSATITNSAPDAAFALYYGKYQTAAIKIKRVAQLVESRLERSAEYEQLLAEMHQNYLNERALIMSPAVNKAILELKAAHKGDHCALTRSACAFLVHICQDEQRLFFQFFALGSEQLTTYLEGLCTILYDTMRPFIIHINHLETLAEICSILRIEMLEEHVQQNPGALEAFANTANQLLQDVQERLVFRAHLYLQSDILNYNPSAGDLAYPDKLEMMESIALSLQETQHIRRYDSRSSLNSSISSAIETESVDTANRQRNINSSPADLHGMWYPTVRRTLVCLSRLYRCVDRPIFQGLSQEALKLCIQSVSAAATKISAAKSPIDGELFEIKHLLILREQIAPFRVDFTIKETSLDFSKVKTAAFGLLQKRKQLFSMGSNNALLEFLLEGTPQIKEHLLDSRKEVDRHLKMVCEQFIKDAVQMLVSPILKFLDKAQTLLQTKDNKSTTTEKDGAAATKLNYALRQSAWASPQQISSIIQETQRLIKNKLASLQRSMQLYLSNRDTEFIIFRPIRNNIIQTFVKLEQLLSTNGYNNDDMTITGCPTAEQVSILLSSASILATEGIVNFSAATRKTSTSSNEEAAHARRISFEKRVSFEGGVMPLATMENLPEMPESGSSAASPAPTTLSEPNDNDTTANDNDTATTAETETQAIV